From Pusillibacter faecalis, one genomic window encodes:
- the murC gene encoding UDP-N-acetylmuramate--L-alanine ligase, translated as MMHNSTSIETFLVPDKRVHLAGIGGVSMCPLAEVLQGMGLHVQGSDMNDSATVEHLRSLGIPVAVGHNAENLGECDLVIRSAAIHDNNPEIAGAIARHIPVYERAQAWGAIMRRYPNALCVSGTHGKTTTSSMCAHIFMAAEKDPTVMIGGTLPLFHSGYHVGHGDTIILESCEYCNSFLCFFPTVAVILNVEADHLDFFKDLDDIKHSFRQFAELVPPTGHVIACADNAGAMDAVANLSRPVFTYGLDRDADCTAAILKDTEGTPSFNIVIHGETYAHVRLHVYGRHNVLNALAAASAAYVLGVPGEAVERGLDAFSGASRRFEHKGTYHGAEIYDDYAHHPDELHALLTTAKALGYQRLVVAFQPHTYTRTAKLFDRFVEELKLADLAVVAEIYAAREQNTLGISSADLCARIPGAIYCPTLEKVSEQLRQIAQPGDLILTVGAGDIYRVGEKLLKEV; from the coding sequence ATGATGCACAATTCCACCTCCATCGAAACCTTTTTGGTCCCTGACAAACGAGTCCATCTAGCAGGGATCGGAGGCGTTTCCATGTGCCCGCTGGCGGAGGTTCTCCAGGGCATGGGGCTGCATGTCCAGGGTTCTGATATGAATGACAGCGCCACAGTGGAGCACCTGCGCTCCCTGGGTATCCCTGTGGCTGTGGGCCACAACGCCGAAAATCTGGGGGAGTGTGATCTGGTCATCCGCTCTGCCGCCATTCACGACAATAATCCGGAGATTGCCGGCGCTATCGCCCGCCATATCCCCGTCTATGAACGCGCCCAGGCCTGGGGCGCCATCATGCGCCGCTATCCCAACGCCCTGTGTGTCTCTGGCACCCACGGAAAGACCACCACCTCCTCCATGTGCGCCCATATCTTCATGGCGGCGGAGAAGGACCCCACGGTGATGATCGGCGGCACGCTGCCGCTGTTCCACTCCGGATATCACGTGGGCCATGGGGACACCATCATCCTGGAGTCCTGCGAATACTGCAACAGCTTTCTCTGCTTCTTCCCCACGGTGGCGGTCATTCTGAACGTCGAGGCGGATCACCTGGATTTTTTCAAGGACCTGGACGACATCAAGCATTCCTTCCGGCAGTTTGCGGAGCTGGTTCCTCCCACAGGGCACGTCATCGCCTGCGCGGATAATGCCGGCGCCATGGATGCGGTGGCAAACCTGTCCCGTCCGGTGTTCACCTACGGTCTGGATCGTGACGCCGACTGTACTGCCGCGATCCTCAAAGATACGGAGGGTACCCCCTCTTTTAACATCGTCATCCACGGTGAGACCTATGCCCATGTGCGGCTCCACGTCTACGGCCGGCACAATGTGCTCAACGCCTTGGCCGCTGCCTCCGCCGCCTATGTTCTGGGGGTCCCTGGGGAGGCTGTGGAGCGTGGGCTGGACGCCTTTTCCGGTGCCAGCCGCCGGTTTGAGCACAAGGGGACCTATCATGGGGCGGAGATCTATGACGATTATGCCCACCATCCCGATGAGCTTCATGCCCTGCTCACCACTGCCAAGGCGCTTGGCTATCAGCGCCTAGTGGTGGCCTTCCAGCCTCATACCTATACCCGCACCGCAAAACTCTTTGACCGCTTTGTGGAGGAATTGAAGCTGGCGGATCTGGCGGTGGTGGCGGAGATCTATGCGGCACGAGAGCAGAATACTCTGGGTATCTCCTCCGCCGATTTGTGTGCCCGGATTCCCGGCGCCATCTATTGCCCCACTTTGGAAAAGGTCTCAGAGCAGCTGCGTCAGATCGCCCAGCC
- a CDS encoding CCA tRNA nucleotidyltransferase — MPESVQTVLQKLESAGHEAWCVGGCVRDALLGRTPEDWDVTTSALPEETMALFGSHAFPTGVQHGTVTVRANHSSVEVTTYRLDGTYSDHRRPDTISFTRSLEEDLARRDFTVNAMAFSLRGELRDPFHGQEDLRRGMLRCVGDPDRRFGEDALRILRCLRFSAVLGFSVESATGKSLCRKRGLLRAIAVERIQAELWKLLCGGDAAKVLRAYPEVFGVFWPELLPMVGLDQRNPHHCYDVWEHTLHAVSAVQPEAILRCAVLLHDVGKPSCFTVDEDGIGHFYGHGAVSRDLTDQMLRRLKCSTQFRETVTRLVDWHDRNIPRTEKSIRRALRILGEEDLRRLIAVKRADNLAQAPAYWDRQRELDRAEEILEKLLAESACFSLKQLAVNGRDLLQMGLSGPAIGQTLDRLLDAVVNDELRNEREMLLENVRHTMENQE; from the coding sequence ATGCCGGAATCTGTGCAAACGGTGCTACAGAAGCTGGAGTCGGCGGGCCACGAAGCCTGGTGCGTAGGTGGATGCGTCCGAGATGCGCTCTTAGGCCGGACGCCGGAGGACTGGGATGTGACCACCTCCGCGCTGCCGGAGGAGACCATGGCGCTCTTTGGCTCCCATGCCTTTCCAACGGGGGTGCAGCACGGGACGGTCACAGTGCGGGCGAACCATTCAAGCGTGGAGGTTACGACCTATCGCCTGGATGGGACGTACAGCGACCACCGCCGGCCGGACACCATTTCATTCACCCGTTCACTGGAAGAGGACCTGGCACGACGGGACTTTACGGTAAATGCCATGGCATTCAGCCTGCGGGGAGAGCTGCGGGACCCGTTCCATGGCCAGGAGGACCTGAGAAGGGGGATGCTGCGCTGTGTCGGGGACCCGGACCGACGCTTTGGCGAGGATGCACTGCGCATCCTGCGCTGCCTTCGTTTTTCGGCGGTGCTTGGATTTTCGGTAGAGTCTGCTACCGGGAAAAGCCTGTGCCGGAAGCGTGGGTTACTCCGAGCCATCGCTGTGGAGAGGATTCAGGCGGAGCTGTGGAAGCTGCTGTGCGGTGGAGACGCGGCGAAGGTACTGCGGGCCTATCCGGAGGTGTTCGGCGTATTCTGGCCGGAGCTGCTGCCGATGGTGGGCCTGGACCAGCGAAATCCGCATCACTGTTATGATGTGTGGGAGCACACGCTGCACGCGGTGTCAGCGGTGCAGCCGGAGGCAATCCTTCGCTGCGCGGTGCTGCTGCACGATGTCGGTAAGCCCTCCTGTTTCACTGTGGATGAAGATGGCATAGGGCATTTTTACGGCCACGGAGCTGTCAGCCGGGATTTGACGGACCAGATGCTGCGGCGCTTAAAATGCTCCACCCAGTTTCGAGAGACCGTAACACGGCTGGTAGACTGGCATGACCGGAACATTCCCCGGACGGAGAAGAGCATCCGGCGGGCACTGCGGATTTTGGGCGAGGAGGACCTGCGCCGTCTGATAGCTGTCAAGCGGGCGGATAATCTGGCTCAGGCACCGGCCTATTGGGACCGTCAGCGGGAGCTGGACCGGGCGGAGGAGATTTTAGAGAAACTCCTCGCGGAGTCTGCCTGCTTTTCTCTTAAGCAGTTGGCAGTGAACGGCAGGGATTTGCTGCAAATGGGACTGTCAGGGCCAGCCATTGGCCAGACATTAGATAGGTTGCTGGATGCGGTAGTAAATGACGAATTGCGCAATGAGCGGGAGATGCTTCTGGAAAACGTCCGACACACGATGGAAAATCAGGAGTGA
- a CDS encoding recombinase family protein: MMENRLMTGNRVDCLYRVSTDKQVDYNDKSQADIPMQRRECHRFCEKMGWTIVHEEQEDGVSGHKVRAENRDKLQIIKERAKQGKFDILLVFMFDRIGRIADETPFVVEWFVKNGIRVWSTQEGEQRFDNHTDKLTNYIRFWQADGESEKTSIRTKTALGQLVEDGGFKGGLAPYGYDLIKSGRFNKRKHEVFELAVNEAEAAVVRIIFDKYVHEGFGAQRIATYLNNLGYRARTGKMWHHASIRGIICNLTYTGVLRSGESRSQTLPHLQIIAPELFEAAQHIRTSRANSAEQERHVPLNTRGQSLLAGNVFCGHCGSRLALTTNGKAYPCKEDAHRIVKRVRYICYGKTRKQTECDGQTGYTAHILDGIIDKVVRQIFERMKAIPKSEIVNIRYREKMEERKALLKSAKSDYAKAAAELDTLRGEVIKALRGESAFSQELLSSLIADGEKKCLTIQHTMEAAQAAYDEGQVMLDALNAQYDDIISWADMYDSASMESKKMIVSCLIRRVEVYRDYRLHIDFNIDFEQFSAGLDISAIAA; the protein is encoded by the coding sequence ATGATGGAAAACAGACTGATGACAGGTAATCGAGTTGATTGCCTATACCGCGTGTCCACCGACAAGCAGGTGGACTACAACGACAAAAGCCAAGCCGACATTCCCATGCAGCGCAGAGAGTGCCATCGCTTCTGTGAAAAAATGGGCTGGACGATTGTTCACGAGGAACAGGAGGACGGCGTGTCCGGGCATAAGGTTAGAGCTGAAAACCGGGACAAGCTGCAAATCATCAAGGAGCGCGCCAAGCAGGGGAAATTCGATATTCTGCTCGTGTTCATGTTTGACCGCATCGGGCGTATCGCTGATGAAACGCCCTTTGTGGTAGAATGGTTTGTTAAGAACGGAATCCGGGTCTGGAGTACCCAAGAGGGTGAGCAGCGGTTTGACAATCACACGGACAAGCTCACCAACTACATCCGCTTCTGGCAGGCTGACGGCGAAAGCGAAAAGACTTCAATTCGCACAAAAACCGCTCTCGGCCAGCTCGTCGAGGACGGCGGTTTCAAGGGCGGTCTTGCTCCTTATGGGTATGACCTTATAAAGAGTGGGCGCTTCAATAAACGCAAGCACGAAGTTTTTGAGCTGGCTGTCAACGAGGCCGAGGCCGCTGTGGTACGGATCATCTTTGACAAATATGTGCATGAGGGTTTCGGCGCTCAACGGATCGCCACCTACTTAAATAACCTCGGCTATCGAGCGAGAACGGGCAAAATGTGGCATCACGCCAGCATCCGGGGTATCATTTGCAATCTGACATATACCGGGGTGCTTCGCAGCGGCGAAAGCCGCTCCCAAACGCTGCCCCATTTGCAGATCATAGCGCCGGAGCTGTTTGAGGCCGCACAGCACATTCGTACCTCCCGCGCCAACTCCGCCGAACAGGAACGGCATGTACCGCTGAATACCCGTGGCCAGTCCTTGCTGGCCGGGAATGTCTTTTGCGGGCATTGTGGCTCCCGGCTGGCGCTCACCACCAACGGCAAGGCTTATCCGTGCAAGGAAGATGCTCACCGCATTGTGAAGCGTGTGCGGTATATCTGCTACGGCAAGACACGCAAGCAAACCGAATGTGACGGGCAGACGGGCTACACGGCGCATATTCTTGACGGTATCATTGATAAAGTGGTCCGGCAGATCTTCGAGCGAATGAAAGCAATCCCTAAAAGTGAGATCGTCAATATCCGCTATCGTGAAAAGATGGAAGAACGGAAAGCGCTTCTCAAAAGCGCAAAATCTGACTATGCCAAGGCTGCCGCCGAGCTTGATACACTCCGTGGAGAGGTCATTAAAGCCCTCCGGGGCGAAAGTGCTTTTTCGCAGGAATTGCTCAGTTCCTTAATTGCGGACGGTGAGAAAAAATGTCTCACCATTCAGCATACTATGGAGGCGGCGCAGGCGGCCTACGATGAGGGGCAGGTCATGCTGGATGCCTTAAACGCTCAGTACGATGACATTATCTCATGGGCGGATATGTACGACAGCGCCAGCATGGAGTCAAAGAAAATGATTGTGAGCTGCCTGATCCGGCGTGTGGAAGTGTATCGAGACTATCGGCTGCATATCGACTTCAACATTGACTTTGAGCAGTTCAGCGCTGGGCTGGACATTTCGGCAATCGCCGCATAA
- a CDS encoding RNA polymerase sigma factor, giving the protein MTTINLKDFYAWYTHDEYIEVSDEVAAELKADKLYEAAYQRRTTRNKAQYSLDCDDGIEYSACLHEPTPQELLDRMELFVHLWNALNSLPEVQGVRVEAHLILGKSYRQIAREQGVDKSAVRHSVKSGKAAMRKYLKKFL; this is encoded by the coding sequence ATGACGACCATCAATCTGAAGGACTTTTACGCTTGGTACACCCATGATGAATACATCGAAGTTTCCGACGAAGTGGCCGCCGAGCTGAAGGCGGACAAGCTGTATGAGGCAGCCTATCAGCGGCGCACGACCCGCAATAAGGCGCAGTATTCCCTCGACTGTGACGATGGGATCGAATACTCGGCCTGTCTGCATGAGCCGACGCCGCAGGAGCTTCTGGATCGTATGGAGCTGTTCGTCCACCTGTGGAATGCCCTCAACTCTCTGCCAGAGGTGCAGGGCGTCCGGGTAGAGGCGCATCTGATCCTCGGCAAGAGCTACCGCCAGATCGCCCGGGAGCAGGGCGTGGACAAGAGCGCCGTTCGCCATTCCGTCAAAAGCGGCAAGGCTGCCATGAGAAAATATTTGAAAAAATTTCTCTAA
- a CDS encoding HAMP domain-containing sensor histidine kinase, translating to MIKKIKSKLSVKVFIISALLIAFCCGITYFFILHFAPYIYSYAPSDVEWLADELAQELSMTDKGETSIYFSIANNTLTGDYNNEYLFHLFNSAGEEVGLTDTDTATGKKISDYSPNDTSAHYTVSFIGETHSYTLLLAKNTDKESQVVEALHKALPALVIVIVIVSVLVAVFYAWYITAPIKKISKMSRRMANMDFNNFCPVERTDEIGVLANSLNSLSSNLSAALMELKEANQKLQADIDKEKELELRRMEFFSAASHELKTPITIIKGQLQGMLCGVGRYKDRETYLAQSLEVTNSLEKMVQELLTVSRIEAPQYSCVKTHFDFTQFLRQRLAAFDDLFVQKELSVAINLLPDIYIDGDMGLLQKVVDNLLGNAATYSPPGNSIRVDLRQAEEKVYLTIENTGVHIPEDDISKLFEPFYRVEQSRNRQTGGSGLGLYIVKTIINLHNAEVSVQNTDDGVSIKVIF from the coding sequence TTGATAAAGAAGATTAAAAGCAAGCTGTCTGTTAAGGTATTTATTATATCGGCACTTTTGATAGCATTTTGCTGTGGCATAACTTATTTTTTCATTCTCCATTTTGCGCCGTATATCTATTCTTATGCTCCATCGGATGTTGAGTGGTTAGCTGACGAACTTGCACAAGAGCTGTCCATGACAGACAAGGGTGAAACTTCCATTTATTTTTCAATCGCCAATAATACGCTAACTGGGGATTATAACAATGAATATCTATTCCATCTGTTTAACTCTGCCGGAGAAGAAGTCGGCCTTACAGACACGGACACAGCCACAGGAAAGAAAATAAGTGACTACAGCCCCAACGACACAAGCGCACACTATACTGTTTCCTTTATCGGGGAGACACACTCCTATACTTTGTTACTTGCCAAGAACACAGACAAGGAAAGCCAAGTGGTGGAGGCGTTGCATAAGGCACTTCCAGCATTAGTGATTGTCATTGTAATAGTTTCTGTTTTGGTGGCGGTTTTCTATGCGTGGTATATAACTGCCCCCATTAAGAAAATCAGTAAAATGTCAAGACGGATGGCAAATATGGATTTTAACAACTTTTGTCCTGTTGAGCGAACAGATGAAATAGGCGTATTGGCTAATAGCTTGAATAGTTTGTCGAGCAATCTTTCTGCGGCTCTTATGGAATTAAAGGAGGCCAACCAAAAACTACAGGCCGATATTGATAAAGAAAAAGAGTTAGAGCTTCGACGGATGGAGTTCTTCTCTGCGGCCTCCCATGAACTGAAAACTCCAATCACAATTATCAAAGGCCAGTTGCAAGGAATGCTTTGCGGAGTAGGACGCTACAAGGACAGAGAAACTTATTTGGCACAATCATTGGAAGTGACAAATTCGTTAGAAAAAATGGTGCAGGAGCTACTCACTGTTTCGAGAATTGAAGCCCCGCAATATTCATGCGTCAAAACACATTTCGATTTTACTCAATTCCTGCGTCAGCGGTTAGCGGCCTTCGATGATCTGTTCGTGCAGAAAGAATTGTCTGTGGCTATCAATCTGTTACCTGACATTTATATAGATGGCGATATGGGGCTGCTTCAAAAGGTAGTTGACAATCTTCTTGGAAATGCTGCGACATATTCGCCGCCCGGAAACAGCATCCGTGTCGATTTGCGCCAAGCAGAAGAAAAAGTATATTTAACAATAGAAAATACGGGCGTTCACATTCCAGAAGATGATATTTCCAAACTGTTTGAGCCGTTTTATCGTGTGGAGCAATCACGCAACCGTCAAACAGGCGGTAGCGGATTAGGCTTGTATATTGTCAAAACAATCATCAATTTGCATAATGCTGAAGTAAGCGTACAAAATACAGACGATGGTGTTAGCATAAAAGTAATTTTTTGA
- a CDS encoding response regulator transcription factor: MQKILIVEDDLAIQALLHDFIQEAGYEVTLASDGVEALSYFSERSFDLVLLDIMLPKIDGYGVCEVIRRKSNIPIVMLTALDAEENQIKGLDLEADDYITKPFSMSVLIRKIAAILRRSSQQEDMPHTISYRDLTLDLDGYKVYTTAEPIDLTPREFEILRELLTHKGRILTRQNLLQTLWKYEFFGDERIIDTHIKNLRKKLGQADYIETIRGVGYRIDKED, from the coding sequence ATGCAGAAAATTTTGATAGTTGAAGATGACTTGGCGATACAGGCGCTATTACATGACTTTATACAAGAGGCTGGCTATGAGGTTACTTTGGCTTCCGATGGGGTTGAAGCTCTTTCCTATTTTTCCGAGCGGAGTTTTGATTTGGTTTTGCTCGATATTATGCTCCCCAAAATCGACGGCTACGGAGTGTGTGAAGTTATCCGGCGAAAATCCAATATTCCTATTGTTATGCTCACAGCTTTGGACGCAGAAGAAAATCAGATCAAGGGATTAGATTTAGAGGCGGATGATTATATTACAAAACCGTTTTCCATGTCTGTGTTGATACGAAAAATTGCGGCGATATTGCGCCGTTCTTCCCAACAAGAAGATATGCCACACACCATATCATATCGGGATTTAACTTTGGACTTGGACGGTTACAAAGTTTATACAACAGCAGAGCCTATTGACCTAACGCCTCGTGAGTTTGAAATCCTGCGGGAATTGCTGACCCACAAAGGCAGGATATTGACACGGCAAAATTTGTTACAAACACTTTGGAAATATGAATTTTTCGGAGATGAACGGATTATTGACACGCATATAAAAAACCTGCGGAAGAAGTTGGGGCAGGCCGATTATATAGAAACAATCAGAGGGGTGGGATATAGAATTGATAAAGAAGATTAA
- a CDS encoding helix-turn-helix domain-containing protein, whose product MRMYQDTRRLDFHALGREIKRKREAKGWTQEYLAQLVDRTPRSIMYFENRGQHPSLNTFYQIVTLLDISVDQFFYPDRQNGESDCRQHIDRMLNSMDENELTIMEATAEGIQKARETEGA is encoded by the coding sequence ATGAGAATGTACCAAGACACCAGACGGCTTGACTTCCACGCATTAGGCCGGGAGATCAAGCGCAAAAGAGAGGCGAAAGGCTGGACACAGGAATACCTTGCACAGCTCGTAGACCGTACCCCTCGTTCCATTATGTATTTTGAGAACCGGGGCCAGCATCCGAGCCTGAACACCTTTTACCAAATCGTCACCCTGTTGGACATTTCCGTAGACCAGTTTTTCTATCCTGACAGGCAGAATGGCGAAAGCGACTGCCGCCAGCATATTGACAGGATGCTAAACTCAATGGACGAGAATGAATTGACGATCATGGAAGCCACCGCAGAGGGAATACAAAAAGCCAGAGAAACGGAGGGAGCGTAA
- a CDS encoding relaxase/mobilization nuclease domain-containing protein yields MKERFDYGQNPDKTEGGELISSYGCDHMTADAEFLLSKAKYKAVTGREQRRDADVLCYQIRQSFKPGEITPEEANHIGYETAMRWTKGKYAFFVATHTDKAHIHNHIYYNSTSLDCTRKFRDFIGSGRAVRRLSDRICLENDLSVITNPKLHSKGRFLHYGAWLGTERQPPYKEQLRLAINEALAKRPADFDDFLRLMEASGFTVKHGRGGVISFLVPGQERATRLRATTLGDGYDPEDIKAVIAGERPLPEQPVPAPAAPRRVNLIVDIQERLRSGKGAAHARWAKVYNLKQMAAALQFMQEQNITEYDQLSAKAENAVSRFHTLTEQLRRTEADLSVTSELMGAVVRYAKTRPVFDGYKATKYSRKYLAEHEAELADYRAAKATMGELLGGEKLPKMAELKEKRRQLAAQKKALYTEYRSAQEEMRQAVAVKANIDHLLGVTDGQRKKEQER; encoded by the coding sequence TTGAAAGAGCGGTTTGACTACGGGCAAAACCCGGACAAGACCGAGGGCGGCGAATTGATCTCGTCCTACGGCTGCGACCACATGACCGCCGATGCCGAGTTCCTACTAAGCAAGGCCAAGTACAAGGCTGTCACAGGCCGGGAGCAGCGGCGGGACGCGGATGTGCTTTGCTATCAGATCCGCCAGTCATTCAAGCCCGGGGAGATCACGCCGGAGGAGGCCAACCACATCGGCTATGAAACGGCGATGCGCTGGACAAAGGGCAAGTACGCCTTTTTCGTTGCCACCCACACGGACAAGGCGCACATCCATAATCACATTTATTACAACTCGACCTCGCTGGACTGCACCCGGAAGTTCCGGGACTTTATCGGCTCTGGCCGTGCGGTGCGGCGGCTCTCTGACCGCATTTGTCTTGAAAATGATCTGTCCGTCATTACCAATCCCAAACTGCACAGCAAGGGACGATTTCTCCATTACGGGGCATGGCTGGGGACGGAGCGGCAGCCCCCATACAAGGAGCAGCTACGGCTTGCCATCAATGAAGCTCTTGCTAAACGCCCCGCTGATTTTGATGATTTCCTCCGGCTCATGGAGGCGTCCGGCTTCACGGTCAAGCATGGGCGCGGCGGTGTGATTTCTTTTCTTGTTCCGGGACAGGAGCGGGCGACCCGGTTGCGGGCGACCACCCTCGGGGACGGTTACGATCCCGAGGACATCAAGGCCGTCATCGCCGGGGAGCGCCCACTCCCGGAGCAGCCTGTTCCTGCGCCTGCCGCCCCTCGCCGTGTCAATCTGATCGTGGATATACAGGAGCGCCTGCGCTCCGGCAAGGGTGCGGCCCATGCACGGTGGGCAAAGGTCTATAACCTTAAACAGATGGCGGCGGCGCTTCAATTCATGCAGGAGCAGAATATCACCGAGTATGACCAGCTCTCTGCAAAGGCCGAGAACGCCGTTTCCCGTTTTCACACTCTGACCGAGCAGCTCCGACGGACGGAGGCTGACCTGTCCGTAACCTCCGAGCTGATGGGAGCCGTGGTGCGGTACGCCAAGACCCGCCCCGTCTTTGACGGGTACAAGGCTACAAAGTACAGCCGGAAATACCTTGCCGAGCATGAAGCGGAGTTGGCGGACTACCGGGCAGCCAAGGCCACGATGGGAGAACTGCTGGGCGGTGAAAAGCTGCCCAAGATGGCAGAGCTAAAAGAAAAACGCCGCCAACTGGCGGCGCAGAAAAAGGCGCTCTATACCGAGTACCGCTCGGCGCAGGAGGAAATGCGGCAGGCCGTGGCGGTCAAGGCCAACATTGACCATCTGCTGGGCGTCACGGACGGCCAGCGCAAAAAGGAACAGGAGCGATAG
- a CDS encoding CD1845 family protein, which translates to MIVLKILAAPVMVALSLLAAMVTFLFCVASAVCEMGCIVLTLLSIILFIGGQTAGGIVFLTLAFLVSPFGVPAIAEWLVDKLHSAKFALRDFITG; encoded by the coding sequence ATGATCGTTCTCAAAATCCTTGCCGCCCCCGTGATGGTGGCGCTGTCCCTGCTGGCCGCTATGGTCACATTCCTGTTCTGCGTGGCGTCCGCCGTGTGTGAGATGGGCTGCATTGTGCTGACGCTGCTCTCCATCATCCTGTTCATTGGTGGGCAGACGGCGGGCGGGATTGTGTTCCTCACCCTTGCGTTCCTCGTTTCTCCCTTTGGCGTTCCCGCCATCGCTGAGTGGCTGGTGGACAAGCTGCACTCGGCCAAGTTCGCCCTGCGGGATTTCATCACCGGCTGA
- a CDS encoding plasmid mobilization protein — protein sequence MTKKRRRSVHLHVMVTPEEQALIADRMAEAGISNMGAYMRKMALNGYVLHVDLSDIRELVALQRRCANNLNQVAIHANTYGIYPSEIAALQKDYADLWEPLSELLKKLSAVVAL from the coding sequence TTGACAAAAAAGCGGCGGCGCTCTGTCCATCTTCATGTGATGGTGACGCCAGAGGAGCAGGCGTTGATCGCTGACCGCATGGCCGAGGCCGGGATTTCCAACATGGGAGCCTATATGCGGAAAATGGCGCTCAACGGCTATGTCCTCCATGTTGACCTCTCGGACATCCGGGAGCTGGTGGCCTTGCAGCGGCGGTGCGCCAACAACCTAAATCAAGTGGCCATCCATGCCAACACCTACGGTATCTATCCCTCGGAGATCGCGGCGCTCCAAAAGGACTATGCCGACCTTTGGGAGCCGCTGTCCGAGTTGCTGAAAAAGCTGTCGGCGGTGGTCGCACTTTAA
- a CDS encoding DUF4316 domain-containing protein, with the protein MDQERNSNKNAELAMEQNGNMIDGIINNLPVPPTEEKPLDKVREHPPKRRSREREER; encoded by the coding sequence ATGGATCAGGAACGCAATTCCAACAAGAACGCTGAGCTTGCGATGGAGCAGAACGGGAACATGATTGACGGCATCATCAACAATCTGCCTGTGCCGCCCACGGAGGAGAAGCCGCTGGATAAGGTGCGGGAGCATCCGCCCAAGCGCCGCAGCCGGGAGCGTGAGGAGCGTTGA
- a CDS encoding cysteine-rich VLP domain-containing protein has protein sequence MSRELTRQEKAAIRKLVTKWCANYNKDYGCLPLDCPCYMLGKCWTGAYCRYFRAAVLPLDPVLERSLTVERITETRPCPVCGRAFLPDGRQRYCSPACAGAALREQKRAYMRRKRR, from the coding sequence ATGAGCCGTGAGCTGACCCGGCAGGAAAAAGCGGCGATCCGCAAGCTGGTGACAAAATGGTGCGCCAACTACAATAAAGACTATGGCTGCCTGCCGCTGGACTGTCCCTGCTATATGCTGGGCAAGTGCTGGACGGGCGCTTATTGCCGCTATTTCCGCGCGGCGGTGCTGCCCCTTGATCCTGTGCTGGAAAGGTCGCTGACCGTGGAGCGTATCACAGAAACCCGGCCTTGCCCGGTATGTGGCAGGGCTTTCCTCCCGGATGGGCGGCAGCGGTACTGCTCCCCGGCCTGCGCCGGGGCTGCCCTGCGGGAGCAGAAGCGGGCGTATATGCGCCGCAAACGGAGGTAG
- a CDS encoding DUF4366 domain-containing protein, translating to MNKWMKKLTAALCAAVLMCGMAVTAYAGGGEEWDGLAPVEALPAETVDPGEGFTEDGNLVTRDLLYDKATNKQFITVQTSGGSTFYIVIDYDKPTDEDGEQYQTYFLNMVDEADLLAAMQAAGGELPECACADKCTVGAINTDCTVCAVNIGECQGKAPEPVPVVEPEPDPEPEQPKNSGGTILLVLAVAVIGGVAGWYFKIYRPKKQQAADAAEDYGDDYDDTPPWEDEDETESEGKE from the coding sequence ATGAACAAGTGGATGAAGAAGCTGACAGCGGCGCTCTGCGCCGCTGTTTTGATGTGCGGCATGGCGGTCACGGCCTACGCCGGGGGCGGTGAGGAATGGGACGGGCTTGCCCCGGTGGAGGCGCTGCCCGCCGAAACCGTTGACCCCGGCGAGGGCTTCACCGAGGACGGCAACCTTGTGACCCGTGACCTGCTCTACGACAAGGCCACCAACAAGCAGTTCATCACGGTGCAGACCAGCGGCGGCAGCACCTTTTACATCGTCATCGACTATGACAAGCCCACCGACGAGGACGGCGAGCAGTACCAGACCTACTTTTTGAACATGGTGGACGAGGCCGACCTGCTGGCGGCGATGCAGGCTGCGGGCGGTGAGCTGCCGGAGTGTGCCTGCGCGGACAAATGCACCGTGGGTGCTATCAACACAGATTGCACCGTCTGCGCCGTGAATATTGGCGAGTGCCAGGGCAAGGCTCCCGAACCTGTGCCTGTGGTAGAGCCGGAGCCTGACCCCGAGCCGGAGCAGCCCAAGAACAGCGGCGGGACGATCCTGCTGGTGCTGGCCGTGGCGGTCATCGGCGGCGTGGCTGGCTGGTATTTTAAGATCTACCGCCCCAAAAAGCAGCAGGCCGCCGACGCTGCGGAGGACTACGGTGACGATTATGACGATACCCCGCCTTGGGAGGACGAGGACGAAACGGAAAGTGAGGGCAAGGAATGA